TCTATATAGCTGATTCCAAAAACAATGCTTTTGGCTCATATAAAGAAAAGAATGGGCAAAATTTAGAACAATTTGCCAATGCTATTTTAGACATTGCGAAGCATGAAAATTTGAAAATAATAGACCTTTATGGTCATAAAGCCTTCAACTATGAGAATTTGGTGAATTTCAAAAGATTGAAAAATACTGAAACGGGTCTGTATCAAAACTATAGTTATCCCGACTATACTAATATTAATTTCAATGCCGATTCTGACGAATATCCTTACCCATTAGACGCTGTCAATTTGACTTACGACGGTCTACACCCATCAGATAAAGGAAATGAGTTGATAGCGAAGGAGTTTATAAAAATCATGAAGAAGTATTAAGAAAACGGACTTAAATCAAGCCCGTTTCCTTCTTAAATCAGGATACTTTTACGCCTTTCCAGAAGGCTACGTAACCTTTTATACCCTTGGCTAATTCTGATGTTTCTGGGTAATACCAGGCAGCATCTGTATTGGTTTCACCGTTTACCTCTAAATCGTAATATGACGCTACTCCTTTCCAGTGACAGGTTGTATGCGTTTCGTTTTCTTTGAAAAATTCCTTTTTGATGGAGTTCGGTGGAAAATAATGGTTTCCCTCTATAACTACCGTTTCATCGCTTTCTGCAATCACCGTTTCATTCCATTTAGCTGTTTTCATTTTGTTGTTTCTTTTAGTTTCCTTAATAAACGCATTTACACTAAAACAAGATTTGAAAGAATCCTGTTTTCTCTATCTAGATTGGCACCTCAACTAAACGTTCTCTTTAAATGCATTTTTAGCTTGATTAAGGAAGCTTTTTACATCGTCTTCACTTACTCCCTTTGATTTCAATGTGCCTCCATTCCAATCTGGATGCCAAGAACCTACACTTAATTTTGGTAAGTTTTTAGTAACTATTACACTCCCATCATTATAGCCAGAAGCATAAAAGTATAGATCACTTTCCAGTGAATCAGGAATTGCTAAACCAGCTCCTAGGAAAAGTTTGTCACTCAAATTGGTATAAATACCAATGTCAAAATGATGAGGCCAGACTCTAATTTCAGAAGTCAAATTATTCGTTTTCAAAAATGACTCCATTCCTTTTTGTGCCAAAGTAAACTTCTCCGCTATCACCTTTGAATCAGCAGTTTCAAAGGAGTATTTATAATTGGATTCTATTGGGGGATAATCCAATTCATAACTTACTGCGTAAGCATAAGTTTTTTCAAGAGCCATAGCTGTGCTAGTACCTGTTAACCAAGTCAAGATTTCTTGATGCGAATGTGTTTTTAAATCAAGTTTCTCTTCGGTTCCAAGCCATGTTAAAAAGCCATTTTCCAAACTGAAAGTCAATTTCATACCATTGCCCAAGTCTCTCGACTCTAAACTGATTGTTTTGGCATTCCAAGCCAAATTAGACTGACTATCATCGTCTAAACTCGATAAAAAACTCTTGCCAGCGGCAGCCAAATATTGAGCAGCTAAATGAATATTCTTAATGCTTTCTTCCATCATTCTAATTTTAAAAATCTCTACTAATTTTACACAGAACAGGCTGTTTTTATCCTAAACCAGCGAATTTAATACCTGTTAACTTATGCATTTCAAAATCTAAGGTGCTCAAATCTTCTTTTTCAAACTTTCCAATATCATCATGACCACAAGAGCGAGCTATCACTTTCATGAGGTCGTTTGTGGCTGTAAAGAAGTTATAAAGTTGTTTGGCAGAGCTTTCAATAATTAACCTACTCCTTAGGTTCTCTTTTTGCGTAGCAATTCCTACTGGGCAGTTATTAGTACCACAGGCTCTCATACCCAAACAACCAATGGCCTGAAGAGCAGAATTAGAAACAGCCACAGCATCTGCACCCATCATTAATGCCTTGGCAAAATCTTCTGCCACACGTAAACCACCTGTTATTATTAAGGTAACATCAGTGGCACCAGACTCGTCTAAAAACTTTCTAGCCCTAGCCAGTGCGGGTATGGTAGGTACATTAATGTTATCTCGAAGAACTTTGGGTGCAGAACCGGTTCCACCACCACGACCGTCTAAAATTATGTAATCGACACCTACGTCTAGAGCAAACTTTATGTCTTCTTCTACCCTACTCGCTGCAATTTTAAAACCCACCGGAATTCCGCCAGTTCTAACACGAACTTCATTGGCAAAATCTCTAAAATCTTGTACCGTAAACATATCAGGAAACGCCGCTGGAGAAATTGCAGTTTCACCCTCTTTTAGCCCTCTGACTCTTGCTATATCTTTGGTAACCTTACTCCCAGGTAAATGACCTCCTGTACCAGTTTTGGCTCCCTGCCCCCCTTTAAAATGGAAAGCTTGGGCCTTTTTGACCTTATCCCAAGAGAAACCAAATTTGGCAGAGGCCAACTCATAAAAATATCTGGAATTACTTTCTTGTTCTTCTTCTAGCATTCCTCCTTCTCCACTACAAATCCCTGTTCCTGCCATTTCAGCACCTTTTGCCAAAGCTATTTTGGCTTCTTTTGATAATGCTCCAAAACTCATATCCGAAACAAAAATGGGCATATCAAGCCTTAACGGCTTCTTTGCTTTTTTTCCTATAACTACTTTAGTACGTACTTCCTCTTCATCTAGAAGTGGTCTTTTAGCCAATTGAGCAGGAAGAAATTGAATATTCTCCCATTTTGGTAACAGATTCCTATCCACGCCCATAGAGGCCGATGGCCCATGATGTCCGTGTTTTGAAAGCCCGTTTTTAGCGAGGTCTTTTATGTAACCTGTATAAGGTTCTGTTGATTCTGGATGAGTATCGGCAAACTCACCTAGGTAGGCATCTCTATTAAAAGGTTGAGGATATTTGATTAAATAAGCATTGATTTCTTCTTCATCAGCATAAATCCATCCTTCACTTACCTCTGTATGGAAACTTTGAAGAACTTCCGAATTATTATACTCACTTACGCCTGTATCTAAACGGTAATCCCATCCATGAAGACCACAAATTAAATTATGTCCATCTACATAACCATCTGACATTAAAGCTCCTCTATGAAGACATCTCCCATAAAGCAAAGAAACTTTTTCATCAAATTTGGTCAAAACCAAGTCTAATCCATTGACAATTTTATGCAGTGGTTCTCTATCTGACAAATCACTTAAAAGGCAAAGTTTTACTTTTTTCATGTATATAAAATTATTGTTACCCATAATACCGATAAATAGCGGCACATCAAAAAAAAGAGCTGGTTAGACACTTATGAACGAAAATTGGGCTTTGATGGATTGGGTCTCAAAGAGAAACTCATTTAGCATTCTAAATAATTGTTTTCCCTGCAATTAGTTTACACTCTTGAAATTATTTAATAAGGAGACATTATAAGTTTGTTGGAATAATATGAATAAAAAAAAGAATCCATCTCAAAAATGAGATGGATTCTAGGGTGTTTTAGATAGTTTATGTAAAACTAATTTTTAGTTGTAACCCGGATTATGCTTAAAATTCGGATTCGCATCAATTTCGTTTTGAGGAACGTCAATATATTCTCTTCCTGGCTGATACGCTCCAGTACCACTACTAGAAGATTTAAGCTCAGGATGGTCTACTAGTCTTTCTTGAACTAATCCCCATCTTAATAGATCGTGATATCTAGTTCTTTCTAAAGAAAGCTCTTTTACTCGCTCATCTTCAATATCCTTCATGGTCATTGACAAATCAAGTGCTGGCATATTTGCACGTGCTCTTACCAAATTTACCGCGTCTAGAGCCGCTTGCGTAGCTGCTCCACCATTCCATCCACCTATTTCTGCTTCGGCATACATTAAAAGAACATCCGCATAACGCATAAGTCTTAAATTGTTTCCTGACTGGTGCCATCCTTCTGCTTGAGAGCCGGTATAACCTTTCTTTACATCAAGATGCTTGCTGGCATAAATAGTATTTCTACCGTCATTATAAACCTCTTTATAAGACTTACCCAAATATGTGCTCGACTTCAACTCTCTACCTCTATAGGTGGTAGTTTCGTCTGTATCCCAAAACAAAGTTTCAAAGGCACGCGGGTCAATTTGATCATCTACCGTTTTCTCATCTAAGAATAGGTCCAAAGTCCATTTGTTGATTTGCATTCCGTCTTGACCAGTAAATCCTGCTGGTGACAAATCTGGATGAAAGGCTGCTCCTTTTCCTGTACCAGCAGCATCACCACCCCAACCTTGATTTCCGTCTGCTATAAACTGAATTTCAAAAATTGACTCCGAATTGTTCTCTGTATCCTCTGAGAAATTATCTCCGTAGTCTTCTGTAAGGGTATATTCACCACTGTCAATTACTTTTTTAAGTTCTACTTTGGCATTGCTATAATCTCCTAGATACAAATAAGCTTTGCCTAAGAAAGATGTAGCTGCACCCCAGGTAGCTCTTCCTAAATTAGCCGAATCCCACTCTTTTGGTAATAAACCTTGAGCTGCTTTAAAATCAGAAACTACTTGATTCCAAGTTTCTTCAGGTGATGCCTGAGCAATAGCTTCTGGGTCTGCGATTTCAGAAAAAGGAAGTACAATCAAAGGAACATTTCTCCAATTATTTACTAACTGAAAATAATGATAAGCTCTAAGAAAATGAGCTTCGCCAATAATAGCATCTTTCGTAGCTTGAGGCATTTCTATATTTGGTACATTAAAAATCACCTCGTTTGCTCTGGTGATAGCTTGATAGTGTGTACTCCACACCCAAAAAGTACCATTACTGGTTGATATTCCGTTAAAAGCACCCACGGCAGTTCTTTCTGATGTTCCATAAGCATTGACCACATCATCTCTATAATCTGACACAAAAATTTCGAATCTTGAATAATTCCAAATATGTGTAAATGGGCTATAAGCTCCTAAAATTCCCTTTGTAGCATCCTCTGATGTTTTCCAGAACGATTTTGGCGTAATGGCATTAGGATTACTCTGTTCTAATACATCTTCATTACAAGAATAGAAAATTCCCGTACTGAGCAGCATAAATAATACTGATGTTATTTTCCAATTTATCTTCATAATCTTATTCTTTTAACTCTCTTTTAAAAATTAACCTGTAATCCTATTTGATAATTCTTAGGCATAGGATAGGCACCTTCGTCCACTCCTTCATTAAATAATCTTGGATTACTTCTTGTGTTGCTACCTACCTCAGGATAGTAACCTGTGTATTTTGAAAGTGTAAATAGATTTTGGCTACTTACATAAATTCTAGCTCTAGTCATCCCTATTTTAGAGAGTGCCTCGTTTTTGATACTATAACCAACCTGTACATTTTTCAACCTAAAGAAAGAACCATCTTCTAAGTAAAAGTCAGAGAACCTTCTATTATAGCCTGGGTCAGTTTGCGTATTTCTTGGTACATCTGTATTTGTGTTTGATGGTGTCCATCCGTTTAAAGCATCAGCCAAATAATTACCTTCTGTATCAAAATACCCTCTGTATCTGGTTCCGTTAAGTATCTTGTTTCCAGCTACACCGTCAAACAAGAAAGTCATATCAAAACTTTTGTACTCACCACTGAAGTTTAAACCATAAATAACACCTGGTGCAGGATTCCCAATGTAATCTTGGTCACTGTTATCTACTTTTCCATCACCATTTAAATCTTTAAACTTCAAGTCTCCCGCTCGTGGTTGGTTAAAGTCATTAGCCGCTAAAGCTTCCTCATCCGTCTGATAAATACCGTCTGTAACAAATCCGTAAAAGGCTCCAATAGGATGACCTACATCTGTTTTAGTTGATTTTAGACCATTAGATGTAAACTGACCTTGGATAATTGGAGTAGCTCTACCCAAAGCAGTTACTTCATTATTCAAAGTTGTAAAGTTGGCACTGACCGAGTATTTAAAGTCTTTACCAAAGTTGTCATAATAGTTGGCTTGAAATTCAAAACCATTGTTTTTGATACTTGCTGTATTAAAAGGAACTGCATTTCCAAAACCAGTATAAAGCGGTAAAGAAAGTGCTACCAATACATCTTCAGAGTTTTTATTGAAATAATCTAATGTAAACTGAAGCTTGTTTTGAAGCATGTTAAAATCTAAACCGATATCCATTGTTTTGGTGGTTTCCCAAGTAATATTTGGATTCACTCCTTTAGTAATTGAGTATCCTTGCAATCTTGTTTGTCCAGCACCAATGATGTAATCAGAATTCAAATTCAATTCTGGGTCAATAGCGTAAGGGTTTACATTATTTGAACCAATTTCACCATAACTTGCTCTCAATTTAAGATTGGTGATGGCACTTACATTTTGCATAAAAGACTCATTACTGATATTCCAACCTACTGCGGCAGAAGGGAAAGTACCCCATCTTAAATCTTCTCTGAATAAAGAAGAACCATCTCTTCTTAAAGTAGCCGTAAGAAGATATTTACCATCAATAGTTACGTTAGCACGACCAAAATATGATAACAGACCAGTTTCATAAGCATTTGAAGGAGCTTGAGCTCTATCAGAAGCTGCAGAAGCCACGCGGATGTCATTACTAGGAAAGTTTCTTGCAACAATTCCTAAAGAGCGACCTTTTCCTACTTGTGAAGAATAACCACCTAAAATATCTACTTGCGTTTTTCCTATAGTTTTAAAATAATTCAAAGTATGCTCCGTAAGCAATGACAAAAAGTTAGAATTACTCTCATTCAATTCAGCAAAAGGCTTATTCCCTAAAGGCGTATCATTGAATTTGTATTTCGGAGTGAAGGTATAGTTATTTGAATTAGACATGTCCACACCAACATTGAACCTATATTTAAGACCTTTCAGTATTTCCAAAGTGGCGTCCACATTACCAATCAAACCATTACTGGTGACAGTTCTATCTTCTATAGTTGCCAAGCCTAAAGAATTGATCAAATTTCCAACTCCTGAATAGTTACCTAAACTTATAGTTTGTCCTGTAGGTACGTTTGTTCCAGTAAACTCTCCGTTCTCATCATAAATAGGTACGGTAGGAATTTGGTCTCTCTCACGAGAGAAATAGTTATTAGGATTATTTACCGAGCGATTTACGCCTAAAGTTTGCTGTAATTTGAATCTCCCTTTAGTGAAACTAGAATTAACTCTAATGTTTGTACGTGAGAAATCAGACTCCTTCACAATACCAGTTTGGTCCATGTGATTAACAGAGAAATTCATGGTTGTATTTTTTGAACCACCACCAATACTCAATCCAATATTTGATATTGGAGCATTTCTTAAACTCTCACGTTGAATATCAGAATCTACATTAGGGTTAAACTGAGCATCGTTTGACGGAAATCTTGGATTTCCATCATTATCTCTTGCTCTATTAACGATGTCGGCATATTGACGAGCATTTGCCCAGTCTATCAAATTAGCCGCCTTCTGGAAACCAGTACTCGCATTAAAATTGATTGCCAAATCGCCACTTTTTCCTTTTTTAGTAGTTACGATTATTACACCATTTGCAGCCCTAGAACCGTAAATAGCTGTAGCCGAGGCATCTTTAAGAACAGACACACTTTCTATATCTTGTGGATTCAATGAACCCATTCCGCCAGTAAGCATACCATCAATCACATATAAAGGACCTGCATCTGAAAGCGTTCCAGAACCTCTAATCGTGATTTTCATAGGCGAATCAGGAGAACCACCTTGTGGAGAAACTCGAACACCAGCCATTCTTCCTTGCAGCGTACCTGCGGCGTTTGAGGTTGCAAATTTGCCCAACTCCTCGGCATCTACAGAACTTACGGAACCCGTCATGTCACTTTTTTTCTGACTACCGTAACCAATAACCACCACCTCACTAAGAGCATTAGCATCTTCTGCCAGCTCTACATTAATAATAGACTGATTTCCAACTACCACTTCTTGGTCAACATAACCTATATAACTAAAAACCAATTCCGCATCAGAGCCGCTAACGGTAATTTTAAAGTTTCCATCTAAATCAGTCATAACTCCATTGCTAGTTCCACTTTGAAGCACACTAGCACTTGGCAAACCAGACTTATCTGCGGCAGAAATAATCTTCCCCGTAACTTGTCTGGACTGTCCGAAGGACTGCCCAATAAACATACTTAAGATAATAGCGGTCATTGGTACCGCTTTCATCCAGAGCTTTCGAAATTCATGTAATTTTCTACGCATAGTTAAAGAATATTTTGGTTGTTTTTTAAATCTGAGTCAGCTCTCTTACTGCTTACTATCCTGTCTCAAAGAATGAGAATTAGATTCAGTATTATGGAAAAGAATCAACTACACAAAATTCTATTATTTATAAGAATTAGTCTATTCATGAAAAAGCATAAGGCAATACTATTTTACCATCAGATAGAACGCACTACAAATTAAACTAAAAGCAGAAGTTAATGTACATTATACATTCACCAGACTATAGACATAAAAAAGGTCAAAAAAGCCATCAATATTGGTCATTATGACCAATAGTACCCTAAAGTCAATTTTATACTATTTTAAGTTTGTAAAATATCAAAATAGCAGGAGTTTGTGTATTATAAGAGATATGGAATTAAAAAACATCGTGTAATATTAAATTCAAAAAACAAAAAAGACCAATATTAATTTGACTACCCACAGCCGTTTTATCTTATAAAATAGTACCAGTTTAAAACCACAAAGAATATTCAATACTAATATAGTATCATATTTTACTCATTTGATTCAATATCCTAATTGGTAAACCAGCCGCATACTTCTATCTCATAACCTTAATTCATCAAATGGTTCCGTACCGTTTCTCCACCTCAGTCAAATCAAAAAAAAGAGTGAATCTCCATTGGAAATTCACTCTTTAATCTGAAATGTTTTTTTGTACTATACTTTAATCAATTGCCTTTACAATTTCATCAAAAAGTGATTTTGGCAAAGCTCCAGCCTTCCAATCTGAAATAGTCGACTTAATCTGTTCTATTTTTCTAGCACCCATCACTACCCTGTTGGCCTCAGCCATGGAAAACAAAAAGCGTTGGGCCAGTGTCGATATTTTCATACCTTCTCTATCTGCAATGGCTTTGACCTTTATTGCATTCTTAACATCCTGCTCCGAAATCCACTCGTCATTTGGAGGATTTGAAACGTACTGTTCATATCTGTTCCCTAGTAAAGAAAAGTGCAAAGCCGAAGCTGCATAATAAGCCACACCTTCCGTATGATTATGCGGCAAATCCTTTTTAAAACCATTTAGGTTACAAGCATCTACATTTAAAAAACCAGAGACTACCTGAAAATTATCGCTAGTAATATGAGGTCTAAAACCATCCGTAGGGTTTCCGCCAACACCTAAGGAGCGTGCATAACCGGACGCCACAAAACCTTTCAAAGTATCTAAAATTTCCTCTATCTTCTCTAAAGGGACCAAATGAGGTTCGTGCAGAAACAAAAGGTCTACATAATCTACCCCTAATGTTTCCAGACTCTCTTCTACACTTTGCTTCATTCTGGCAGCACTGTAATCTACCACAGTGTCATGGGCACTTTCACTTTTCAGTCTTCCCACCTTCGTTGAGATAAATGGCCTTTCACCCTTCCATTGCTTCAGTGCTTTTCCCACCACTGTTTCAGATTGATTGTAAGAGGGAGAAGTATCTAACGACTTTATGCCATTCTCAAAAGCATATAAAAGGCAGTCAACAGACTCGTCATAATTAGTCTCTCCCCAAACTCCCCCAAGACCTGAGCAGCCATAAACGAGCCTAGAGCCATGTGTGAAATTGAAATCCTCTTCGTTAATATCCCTTAAATAGGTAGGTGTCATTATTCAATATTGTTCAAATAAGAGCCTCCCGAATTATAGAGAATTGACCCTTTTCTTATTATATAATAGGTATACCCCAATTCAAGACTATTGAGGGTAATGCAAAATTAGAAAGCCACTAAAAGGTAAATTGCAGCATACTTGGCATTAATAGATATTATTTTGGGATATGATACCAAAGAAGACGAGTAATACATAACTAGCTACAAACTAAATAATTAACAAATTCCCTAAACTTGATTCGACTCCAATCTATATGCTGTAGCAGATTTTCCAGAAAGTTTTTTAAAAATTTTAGAGAAATATGTTCGGTTCTCAAAACCTACCTTATACCCTATTTCATTAATGCTTAAATCCGAAAATAAGAGCAAATGCTGAGCTCTTTCAATCCGTACTCTATTGATGTACACTAGCGGCCTAACCCCTATAAATTTCAGAAAAAGTCGACTAAAGTAGTCTTCATTATGATGTACAATGCTTGCTAATTTTCTAACCGACAAATCGCTATCATAATTCTCGTGTATAAAAAGCAAGACTTCAGACATTTTGTTTATACCAGCAATTTCCGTTCTTACTGAACCAATTTCGGTATTCACAAACCTCGACATCAGTTGAAGAATAATACCACTCGTTTCCATAATCCCGGATTCCAAAGACTGTGTTTGCATAACATTCATGGTCAAATCTACAGCCGCCTTGGGATTCCAATTCATCAATGCCTTATCTGGATTCAAAACCAACAATCTATTAAATAAAGCCATCTCTAGATTGGTAACTTTCACTTCAAAAAACAAGGTGTTCCGTTGCTTCAAAGAAGCCTGAGACTTAAGTACTTCCTCTATATGAACGTACTGTTGTATAAAAAAGGAATCACAGCTATAGTTAGAAATTGTAAAGCTCGGAATGAGGTACATATACCCCTCTCTCATAGTTCTTACCTTATTATCAAAAGTAACTTCAGCTTTTCCTTCTCTAATATAGTAAAGTCGGTAAAATGGACTTATTACGTTTTTATAATTCCAGTTATGGTCTAAGTTAACCTTTGCTGTATTTAATAAAACTAACTCATTCATAATCTATCAAGCTTTTCTTCAGCTTATATATTTTTTATAAAAATAATACAAAAGTCGGATTTGTTAACTACAAAGTCTCTTTTGATAAACTACATTAATCCTAATGAGTCTACCTTTATTCTTGAATTCTGAAACCTATTGTAAAACTGTTATTGAATGACTGAAATGTTTATTCGGCATATTAAAAATACATGTAAAGTATTATCATTATGCACTTTAGTAGCCTGCGGTCCTGAGCTTCCTCCTGAACTGGAGCAAGCCATAGCTGAGCTGCCTGAAGATTTAGACTATAATATACATGTAAAGCCTATACTCTCCGACAAGTGTTTTGCATGTCATGGACCAGATAAAGCCAAACAAAAAGCCGGCTTAAGATTAGATGTATCGGAAGCTTCTTATGGCGAATTACCTGAAAACCCTGGTAAAGTGGCCATAAACCCAGGCAGCTTAAAAGGAAGTGAGATTTTCTACAGAATCACCTCTACAGACCCTGATGTGGTTATGCCTACGCCAGATTCTCACCTCTCGCTCTCTGATTATGAAAAAGCCGTGCTCATAAAATGGATAGATGAGGGAGCCGAATACAAAGAACATTGGGCTTTTGTGAAACCAGAAATGCCAAAGATACCTTCGGTCAAAAACAAGGATTGGATAAAATCACCTATTGACAATTTCATTCTAAGTAAAATAGAAGAAAAGAAACTTACACCTTCGGCACCTGCTGATAAAGAAACGCTTATCAGAAGAGTCACTTTTGACCTGACAGGACTACCCCCTACTTTAAAGGAGATTGAGAATTTCAAAAAAGACGAAAGCCCTGAAGCTTTTGAAAAAGTAGTAGACAGGCTTCTTGAATCGCCTCATTATGGTGAAAGAATGGCGACCGATTGGCTCGACCTAGCCCGATTTGCAGACACGCATGGCTATACCGTTGACCGTGTTAGAGATATGTCTCCGTATAGAGATTGGGTTATAAATGCTTTCAATAAAAATCAGGCTTACGACGAGTTTGTCCATTGGCAGCTGGCAGGTGATTTAATGCCAAACCCGACTAAGGAAATGCTTATTGCAACAGCATTTAACCGCAACCATCAGCAAAATATGGAGGGCGGAATTATAGAAGAAGAGTTTAAGGCTGAATATGTAATGGACAGAACAAATACCCTTGGAGATGCCTTTTTAGGTCTTTCTGTGGGCTGTGCCAAATGCCATGACCATAAATACGACCCATTTTCTCAGAAAAACTACTTCGAACTTTTCAGTTTCTTCAATAATGTAAAAGAGGCTGGTCAAATATCATGGGACGATGCCCTTCCAACACCTACATTATTACTCCCTACGGAACAACAAGAAAAGGTTATTAGCTTTATTAATAACCAATTAACCTCGGAGGAATCGAAACTTCAGGAAGTTATAACTGCAGGTCAAATAGACTTTAATAATTGGATAGAAAAAGAGCAGTACAAAGTACTTAAAAACGAATCCATTCCTTTAAATGGGCTTAGTGCCAAATACACTTTTGACCAGCAGAATCTGAATAATACGGTT
This sequence is a window from Arcticibacterium luteifluviistationis. Protein-coding genes within it:
- a CDS encoding aldo/keto reductase, coding for MTPTYLRDINEEDFNFTHGSRLVYGCSGLGGVWGETNYDESVDCLLYAFENGIKSLDTSPSYNQSETVVGKALKQWKGERPFISTKVGRLKSESAHDTVVDYSAARMKQSVEESLETLGVDYVDLLFLHEPHLVPLEKIEEILDTLKGFVASGYARSLGVGGNPTDGFRPHITSDNFQVVSGFLNVDACNLNGFKKDLPHNHTEGVAYYAASALHFSLLGNRYEQYVSNPPNDEWISEQDVKNAIKVKAIADREGMKISTLAQRFLFSMAEANRVVMGARKIEQIKSTISDWKAGALPKSLFDEIVKAID
- a CDS encoding RagB/SusD family nutrient uptake outer membrane protein; the encoded protein is MKINWKITSVLFMLLSTGIFYSCNEDVLEQSNPNAITPKSFWKTSEDATKGILGAYSPFTHIWNYSRFEIFVSDYRDDVVNAYGTSERTAVGAFNGISTSNGTFWVWSTHYQAITRANEVIFNVPNIEMPQATKDAIIGEAHFLRAYHYFQLVNNWRNVPLIVLPFSEIADPEAIAQASPEETWNQVVSDFKAAQGLLPKEWDSANLGRATWGAATSFLGKAYLYLGDYSNAKVELKKVIDSGEYTLTEDYGDNFSEDTENNSESIFEIQFIADGNQGWGGDAAGTGKGAAFHPDLSPAGFTGQDGMQINKWTLDLFLDEKTVDDQIDPRAFETLFWDTDETTTYRGRELKSSTYLGKSYKEVYNDGRNTIYASKHLDVKKGYTGSQAEGWHQSGNNLRLMRYADVLLMYAEAEIGGWNGGAATQAALDAVNLVRARANMPALDLSMTMKDIEDERVKELSLERTRYHDLLRWGLVQERLVDHPELKSSSSGTGAYQPGREYIDVPQNEIDANPNFKHNPGYN
- a CDS encoding DUF427 domain-containing protein; the encoded protein is MKTAKWNETVIAESDETVVIEGNHYFPPNSIKKEFFKENETHTTCHWKGVASYYDLEVNGETNTDAAWYYPETSELAKGIKGYVAFWKGVKVS
- a CDS encoding glutamate synthase-related protein; translation: MKKVKLCLLSDLSDREPLHKIVNGLDLVLTKFDEKVSLLYGRCLHRGALMSDGYVDGHNLICGLHGWDYRLDTGVSEYNNSEVLQSFHTEVSEGWIYADEEEINAYLIKYPQPFNRDAYLGEFADTHPESTEPYTGYIKDLAKNGLSKHGHHGPSASMGVDRNLLPKWENIQFLPAQLAKRPLLDEEEVRTKVVIGKKAKKPLRLDMPIFVSDMSFGALSKEAKIALAKGAEMAGTGICSGEGGMLEEEQESNSRYFYELASAKFGFSWDKVKKAQAFHFKGGQGAKTGTGGHLPGSKVTKDIARVRGLKEGETAISPAAFPDMFTVQDFRDFANEVRVRTGGIPVGFKIAASRVEEDIKFALDVGVDYIILDGRGGGTGSAPKVLRDNINVPTIPALARARKFLDESGATDVTLIITGGLRVAEDFAKALMMGADAVAVSNSALQAIGCLGMRACGTNNCPVGIATQKENLRSRLIIESSAKQLYNFFTATNDLMKVIARSCGHDDIGKFEKEDLSTLDFEMHKLTGIKFAGLG
- a CDS encoding helix-turn-helix domain-containing protein translates to MNELVLLNTAKVNLDHNWNYKNVISPFYRLYYIREGKAEVTFDNKVRTMREGYMYLIPSFTISNYSCDSFFIQQYVHIEEVLKSQASLKQRNTLFFEVKVTNLEMALFNRLLVLNPDKALMNWNPKAAVDLTMNVMQTQSLESGIMETSGIILQLMSRFVNTEIGSVRTEIAGINKMSEVLLFIHENYDSDLSVRKLASIVHHNEDYFSRLFLKFIGVRPLVYINRVRIERAQHLLLFSDLSINEIGYKVGFENRTYFSKIFKKLSGKSATAYRLESNQV
- a CDS encoding SusC/RagA family TonB-linked outer membrane protein translates to MRRKLHEFRKLWMKAVPMTAIILSMFIGQSFGQSRQVTGKIISAADKSGLPSASVLQSGTSNGVMTDLDGNFKITVSGSDAELVFSYIGYVDQEVVVGNQSIINVELAEDANALSEVVVIGYGSQKKSDMTGSVSSVDAEELGKFATSNAAGTLQGRMAGVRVSPQGGSPDSPMKITIRGSGTLSDAGPLYVIDGMLTGGMGSLNPQDIESVSVLKDASATAIYGSRAANGVIIVTTKKGKSGDLAINFNASTGFQKAANLIDWANARQYADIVNRARDNDGNPRFPSNDAQFNPNVDSDIQRESLRNAPISNIGLSIGGGSKNTTMNFSVNHMDQTGIVKESDFSRTNIRVNSSFTKGRFKLQQTLGVNRSVNNPNNYFSRERDQIPTVPIYDENGEFTGTNVPTGQTISLGNYSGVGNLINSLGLATIEDRTVTSNGLIGNVDATLEILKGLKYRFNVGVDMSNSNNYTFTPKYKFNDTPLGNKPFAELNESNSNFLSLLTEHTLNYFKTIGKTQVDILGGYSSQVGKGRSLGIVARNFPSNDIRVASAASDRAQAPSNAYETGLLSYFGRANVTIDGKYLLTATLRRDGSSLFREDLRWGTFPSAAVGWNISNESFMQNVSAITNLKLRASYGEIGSNNVNPYAIDPELNLNSDYIIGAGQTRLQGYSITKGVNPNITWETTKTMDIGLDFNMLQNKLQFTLDYFNKNSEDVLVALSLPLYTGFGNAVPFNTASIKNNGFEFQANYYDNFGKDFKYSVSANFTTLNNEVTALGRATPIIQGQFTSNGLKSTKTDVGHPIGAFYGFVTDGIYQTDEEALAANDFNQPRAGDLKFKDLNGDGKVDNSDQDYIGNPAPGVIYGLNFSGEYKSFDMTFLFDGVAGNKILNGTRYRGYFDTEGNYLADALNGWTPSNTNTDVPRNTQTDPGYNRRFSDFYLEDGSFFRLKNVQVGYSIKNEALSKIGMTRARIYVSSQNLFTLSKYTGYYPEVGSNTRSNPRLFNEGVDEGAYPMPKNYQIGLQVNF